Sequence from the Candidatus Methylopumilus planktonicus genome:
CCAGCTTCATCATGCGCGTAAGGATGATCACCGTAGATAGATTTCATGAATGTTAAATTAGCAATCGTTTCTGGCTGAGTCATTGATTGCTTAATACTCGCAATAATTCTATTTTTTTCTCTGTCTATGACTGGCACTGGAAAATCGGGCGAATGAATTATATTTTTAAAAAGAGTAAGCGCTTTATCTTTTTGCGAAGAGGAGCTTAAGGTTCTTAATTTAAAATAGGCTCTGTCTAGGTCAACATCCCCTTTAATAACTGCTCCAATATCTGAAATTTGATTAGCTAGTTTTTCCTCATTGATACCTGCGGCTCCCAAACTCATAAGATGGCGAGTTAAATTAGCAAGACCTTCTTTACCAACAGGATCTTGGGCGCTACCTGCAAAAAAATTTATATTGATATCAAGTATAGGAAGATCATGATTCTCAACAAAAAAAACTTTTCCCCCTGCTTGCGTATTCCATGTATCAATTTTTAATGCAGCATAAGAATTTTGCAGAATACATAAGAACAGGAAAGTAATTTGAATAAATTTAATGAACATGAGGCCGCCCTTTAGGTAAGGTATCTTGGGTCATTGGCTGAGGATCTAGAATGACTATAGATAATTTATCTCGAGTTAAGTATTTCGTAGCTACGTTTTTTATTTGTTCAGAAGTGACACTATTAACTTTTTCAATATAACCATCACTTAAGTGAAATGAATAATCCATTGTTTCAAGCTGACCAATTTCCATCGCCATTCCAAACATTGAGTCTTTTTGGTATACATCGCTTGCGATGACCATAGACTTAACTCTATCTAGCTCTTCCTGAGTTACGCCATCTTTTTTAATTTTCTCAACTTCTTGGAGTAATGCACTTTCAAGCTCATTGATCTTCTTAAAATCATTTGGCGTACCCTCCAACTCAAAAAGACTAATTCTTCCTCTCGATGTTGAGTCATATCCAGCGCTCACACTCACTGCCAAACGTTGATTTCTTACAATGTTTTGATTAAGTCTTGATGAGCTATTCCCAGCTAGAATATTAGATAACATCTCTAAAGCGTAAGGCTCCCAAGATGATTCATTATTGCCCAAACGATCCATCAAAGTTGGCGCTTGATAACCCATTAAGAGATAGGATAATTCACTTGGCGCCTTAATAACCGATCTTCTTTCACCAATTTGCTTAGGCTCAACTTGAGGTTTTCTCTCGGGAATTTTTCGTACAGGAATTTTTTCAAAATACTTCTTTGCTAAATTTAGTACATCATTGGCTTGAACATCACCAACTACAACAAGAATTGCATTGTTGGGTGCATACCAGTTTTGATACCATTCTCTTGCATCTTCTACCGTCATGTTCTCTAAATCATTCATCCATCCAACTACGGGCCTGCTATAAGGGTGGGATTTAAAAACTGTTGACGCAAATTGTTCTTTTACTTGTGAAGTTGGTTTATCGTCGGTCCTCCATCTTCGTTCTTCCATGACAACTTTAATTTCCTTATCGAACTCTTCTTTAGATAAATTAAGGTTTTGCATGCGATCTGCCTCTAATTTGAACGAAAGTTCGAGATTTGATTTCTCAAGTTGCTGGAAATAACAGGTGTAGTCGGCGCCTGTAAATGCATTTTCTTTTCCGCCTGCCTTAGCTATCAACCTTGAAAATTCACCTGACTTAATTTTCTTAGTCCCTTTAAACATCATGTGCTCAAGAACGTGAGCTACGCCAGTTTTACCATTTACCTCATCAAGACTCCCTGCTCGATACCAAACCTGAGATACAACCACAGGTGAGCGATGGTCTTCTCTTACAAAAACTTTTAACCCATTAGAAAGCTTAAATTCTTGAGTTTGCGCTAAGAGCAAACCTGGAAATAACAACAAAAGAAGTAAAATTTTTTTTAACAACGCGTCTCGTCCTTAAATGATTTAGCTATTATAATGAATATCAATGTTTCGTAGACTTTTCTTTATCTCATTAAGTTCTTAAAATTTTAAAAAATGTTTGAATTCCTAAAAAAGATCATTAAGAAAAATAGCCCAGAGAAAAAACCTGCGGCAAAAAAAGAAGTTATTAAAAAACCAGAAAAGAAGACTTCCTCAGCACCCAAAAAAATAGTTGCTAAAGCGCCTAATCTTTTAAAAAAGAAAAAAGCTTTAAAAACTGAGTCCTCAATTAAGCCTCCTCCAAAAGCTTTAAAAAAGAAATCTCTTGAAATTAAAGAAGAGAAAGCCCCTCCAAAAGAAGAGAAAAAAAGTGGTTTTTTTGGCCTAGCTGACAAGATAAAGAAAGGTCTTACTAAGACTAGAGAAAAATTAACTACCGAACTTACCTCTTTATTTACTGGCAAAAAAATTGACGAAGCGCTTTTTGAAGAGCTAGAGACTATATTGCTTACTTCTGATGTAGGCATTTCAGCTACTACCTACCTCCTAGATAGCATTAGGGCCTCCATCAAAAAAAATAAGATTGAAAATGCAGATGAGATTAAAGGCTTACTTAAAGAAAAATTAATCGAACTGTTATCCCCTATTCAAAATCCACTTGTAGTAAAAGGCACAAGCCCTTTTGTTATTATGGTTGTTGGAGTCAACGGTGCAGGTAAAACAACCACCATTGGAAAGTTGACTAAAATTTTTCTAGATGAAAATAAATCTGTCCTAATTGCTGCAGGCGACACTTTTCGGGCGGCTGCCACTGAGCAACTTGAAGTTTGGGGCGAAAGAAATAATGTTCACGTTGTTTCGCAAGCTTCTGGCGATCCAAGTGCTGTAATTTTCGATGCAATCAATTCTGCAAAAGCAAAAAATATTGATATTGTTATTGCTGATACAGCAGGTAGATTGCCAACGCAAAAACATTTAATTGATGAAATTACAAAAATTAAACGTGTGATTAATAAATGTCATTTGGAGGCTCCTCATGAAATTCTTCTCGTTTTAGATGCTAATACAGGCCAAAATGCTATCAGTCAACTCAAGATATTTAATGAAGCTTTAGGTATTACAGGTCTTGCTTTAACCAAGCTTGACGGTACAGCCAAAGGCGGTGTAATTGCGGCAATCGCCAAGGAGCAACCTGCTCCATTAAGATACATTGGTGTTGGCGAGTCTATAGATGATCTAAGAGTTTTTAATGCCCAAGAATATGTTGATGCACTTTTTTAAAATCGGCTTTTATCCATGATTAAATTTGACCAGGTCCATAAAAGATATCCAGGAAATTTAGGGGCATTACAAAACATTACTTTTGAAATTAATGCTGGTGAGCTTGTTTTTGTTACCGGTCCATCAGGAGCAGGAAAATCAACGTTATTAAAATTAATCACGGCCATTGAACCCGCTACACATGGAACGATTATTTTCGAGAGTCAAAATCTAGGACAAGTAAAAAGCACTTCTATTCCTTACATTAGGAGAAAGTTTGGTTTAGTTTTTCAGGACCATAAACTTTTATATGATCGCAATTGTTTTGAAAATATTGCTCTGCCATTAGAAATTAATGGTGTAGAAATCAATGATATTAGAGGGCGTGTCCGCGCGGCCTTAGATAAGGTAGGATTGCTAAACAGAGAAAAATCAATGCCAATTAGCTTGTCAGGTGGAGAGCAGCAACGTCTCGCAATAGCAAGAGCTATTGCATGTAGGCCTTCCATTCTCCTTGCTGATGAGCCTACAGGAAATTTAGATAAGAAATATGCAGATGAAATTATGAATCTCTTTTATAGCTTTCAAGAGCTTGGTGTTACCGTGATTATTGCGACACATGAAATGCCAATAGTTTCAAAAAAACATAAGCAGCTTTATTTGCAAGACGGCAATCTTATTAAGATGACTGAGCAATAAATGAACTATTTTACTTATCATTATCAGATGTTTCTTAAGGCGCTTCAGCGAAGCCATGCGTCATTACTTGCTACCCTTATGATGTTTTTAGTTATAGGTATTACCTTTATATTACCGAGCATATCTTTTCTTATAGTGCAAAATTTAAAATCTATTTCTGAAAATATTCAGCATGAATCACAAATTAGTATCTTCCTAAAAAAAGACACCTCAGCTGATGCTAAAAATAGAATTGAAAATGAATTAAAAAATCGCACCGAAATTAATAGCTATCATTTTGTAAAAAAAGAAGAGGCTTGGCCTAAATTGCAAAAATCAATGGGCTTTAATGATTCAAACAATGGGCTCTCTGAAAATCCATTACCCGATGCCTTCTTTATCTCTCCCAATACGATGAATCCAAATCAAATCATGGACTTAAAATCATTTGTAGAAAAGCTTGATGGGGTAGATCAAGCAGTTGTTGATACAGGCTGGGTTAAAAAATTGAACTCGGTACTTCACTTGGCAAATAAAGCTATTCTCCTGGCTTCAGTTTTACTTGCTTCCATGCTGACCGTGGTTATTGGAAATACAATTCGCCTTCAAATGACTTCTCACCATGAAGAAATTGAACTGAGCAAATTAATTGGCGCTACTGATCAATTTATTAGGCGCCCCTTTTTATATAGCGGTTTTATTTATGGGCTTGGAGGTGGATTAACTGCTGTCATCACACTTAAATTAATTGTCATTTTCTTAAATCACACTGTCATTGAGGTTGAAGCTCTCTATGGAGCTCAATTTAGTATTATTGACTTAAAACCTTTGGAGTATTTATCCATCGTCGGCGGCTCAGTTTTGATCGCTGTCGCAGCATCCTTCATCTCCATTAATCAATCGATTAAGAAATTCTAGCCATATAACCCATTGTATTTATTAGGTTAATTTACTATTTAGGGAACCTTATTGGGCTAGCACTCTCTTACGAAGAGTGCTAAAATTATCTTTATGAATAAACTCTTTACAAAGGTTTTATCAAAATGACTTTAGATTTAAGCTTATCTACATTAGGCTCAATTGATAGCTATGATCGCTATATGCAATCCATTAGAGCTATTCCCTCGCTCACTGCAGAAGAAGAGATGAATCTTGGCATGCGCCTTAAAAAATCAAACGATCTCGAGGCTGCGAAAACACTGATATTGTCCCACCTAAAATTAGTAGCTAAAGTAGCTAGGGGCTATTCCGGTTACGGACTCCCCCAATCAGACTTGGTTCAAGAAGGCAATATTGGCCTAATGAAAGCTGTAAAACGATTCGACCCTGAAAGAGGTGTAAGACTTGTGTCTTTTGCAATCTACTGGATTAAAGCTGAAATTCAAGAATATATTGTTAAAAACTGGCGTTTAGTTAAAACGGCAACGACAAAAGCGCAACGTAAACTGTTTTTTAATTTACGAAGCATGAAGAAGACTCTTCAGCCTCTTAAATCGGATGAGATTAATTCAATCGCAAAAGAGCTTAATGTCAAACCTGAAGATGTGCGTGAAATGGAATATCGCTTTAATGGTAATGAAATTTCATTAGATTATGGATCTGAAGAATCAGAAGATGACGTTTACAGACCCATTGCTTACCTTAAAGATGAGGCGCCTGAGCCATCAGAACAAATGGAAATAGATCAATCTGAAAATAATAGTCTATCTTCCCTTAAAAAAGCACTTTTATCGCTCGATGAAAGAAGTCGTCTTATTTTAGAAGAAAGATGGCTTAAGGATAAAGAGGCGTCAACTCTTCACGAGCTTGCAGATAAGCTTGGTGTTTCTGCTGAAAGAATTAGGCAGATCGAACAGTCTGCAATGAAAAAAATTAAATCATTACTGCAATCTAACATTCAATAATCTTTTAATTTTTACCAAAAAAGCCAAGAGAACTCCGATAATATAGTTTTTTAGGCTTTCCCACAAAGTGACAACAAGTAACGCTAAAATATACCCTTTAGAAATTAAGCTTCATCAATCATCCAAGCTGTTAGAAATTAAATTTAATAATCTAACCGAATGCATGCTTTCATGCGAATTTCTTAGAGTGTATTCCCCGTCCGCTGAAGTAAGAGGTCACGGACCAGGGCAAGAAACACTTCAAATACATAAAGAAAATGTCGGCATAGAAAATATTGAGCCTATCGGTCAGTACGCTATTAAATTAACATTTTCAGATGGTCATAATACAGGCATTTACTCATGGGATTATCTTTATGAGCTAGCTGCAACTTATGATGTGCTGTGGGAAGAGTATTTAAGAAAATTATCTATCGCAGGTATTCAAAGAACAAAAAAAGATGTCGAATAAAAAAACACATTTTGGTTATAGTGAAATAGACGCAACGGAAAAAGTCAGCAAAGTAGCTTCTGTATTTCATTCTGTGGCATCAAATTATGACCTGATGAATGATCTGATGTCATTTGGCATGCACCATATTTGGAAAAAATTTCTTGTAAATACTTCTAACGTAAAAAAGAATGCACGCATTCTTGATATTGCTGCAGGAACGGCGGACTTGTCTATTCTGCTTGCAAAAAAAATAGGGGTGCAATCAGCTGATTTTAACGGGCAGATAATACATTCTGATATTAATTTATCTATGCTAAATATTGGCCGTAATAAGTTAATTGACCAAGGTATTTTTATTCCTTCTATATTATGCGATGCCGAATCACTACCTTTCCCTGATAACTATTTTGACTGTGTCACGATAGGATTTGGTATTCGCAATATGACAGACAAAAAGAAAGCATTAAAAGAAATTTACCGTGTCTTATCCCCAGGTGGAAAAATTTTAATTCTAGAATTTTCAAAAGTATGGAAGCCATTACAGTTTTTTTACGATCAATTTTCTTTTAAATTACTTCCAAAATTAGGGAAGTTATTTGCAAAAGATGAGTCAAGCTATCAATACCTTGTTGAATCGATAAGGGTGCATCCCGATCAAGAATCATTAAAAACGATGATGGAAGAAGAATCCTTTTTAGAAGTGGAATATCTTAATTTATCTTCAGGTGTAGTTGCTATTCATATGGGATACAAGTTTTGATCATTGACACAATTAAAACAAAACTCACTAACCATTTATTTCAACAAAATGAGTGGTTAAAAAAAGATCTTATTAAGCACAGATTAAAATCTATCTTATTTAACGTAGGGCCCATTCATTACGCATTAATAGTCAACGATAGCGGTTTGCCAGAATATAGAGATCGGATCGATACATACGATGCAGAAATTAAATTATCTATATCGTCAGCAATTGAACTTATGCGTGGAAATAAAAAAGCTGATATTGAAATTAAAGGTGACATCGAGTTCGCCACAGTAATGAGTAACTTACTAAGGGATGTTGAGTGGGATTATGAGGACGATTTAAGTGAGATTATTGGTGATATACCAGCATATCATCTTGTAAAATTTGGCAAAAAAGTTGTAACTACCACAAAAGAAACCTCATTTAATATTGCAGACACTTTTAAAGAGTACTGGCTCGAAGAAAAGCCGCTGATTGCTAAGAAAAGACTGGTGGAGCAATTTAATAATGAGGTGGACCGTTTACGATTCGATGTAGATCGTTTAGAGCTCAGACTTAAAAAGCTATGAAATACTTTAGGCTAATTTACATCATTTATATACTTCTTAAGTATCGCCTTGAGAAGTTCATCACATTTAATCGACAACTTAATGTTTTTGCTTTTCTTGTCTCGATAATATTTTTCTTTAGATCAGCTAAAGAAAATAGAGGCACAAGGCTTAGACTTGCGCTTGAAAATTTAGGTCCGATTTTTGTTAAATTTGGTCAAATGCTATCTACGAGGAGGGATCTCATTCCATTAGATATTGCTGATGAGCTAGCTAAACTTCAGGATCAAGTACCCCCATTTAATTATAAGAATGTCGAAAAAATTATTACAGCTTCATATGGTATGTCGCTAGACAAAATTTTTAAAACATTTGACTCAACACCCATAGCAAGCGCATCAGTTGCCCAAGTGCATTTCGCAACTCTCCATGATGGAAAAGAGGTTGCAGTCAAAATATTAAGGCCTAATATTAAGCGCGTCATTAATAAAGATATTAATTTACTTTATCTTATTGCCTATATGCTCGAATTGACCTGGTCTGATGGTAAAAGATTAAGGCCAAGGGAGGTTGTGGCTGAATTTTCAAAGCATATTCAGTGCGAACTAAATCTTATGCTAGATGCAGCAAATTGCAGTCGTTTAGGTGAGAATTTTAAAGATAAAAAATTACTTATCGTGCCGGATGTGTATTGGGATTTCTGTAATGAGGATGTGATGGTAATGGAAAGAATGTATGGAACACCCATCAGTCATGTCGAAATTCTTCGCAAGAAAAAAATTGATATTAAACAACTTGCGCGCAATGGAGTTGAAATATTTTTTACTCAGGTATTTAGGGATAGTTTTTTTCATGCCGATATGCACCCAGGTAACATTCAGGTAGCTGATGATGGGCGCTATATTGCTATGGATTTTGGCATCATGGGATCCTTAAGTGAGAATGATAAAAATTATCTAGCGCGTAATTTTTTAGCCTTTTTTAAACGTGATTACCATGATGTGGCACTTGCTCATATTGAATCAGGTTGGGTGCCTAAGGATACTTCTATAGATGAATTTGAAAATGCAATACGATCAGTATGTGAACCTATTTTTAATAAGCCTTTAAAAGATATATCATTTGGCCGTCTTCTTATTAGACTATTTCAAACATCAAGACGATTTAATATGGAAATTCAGCCTCAACTTACTATGCTTCAAAAAACACTTTTAAATGTAGAAGGTCTTGGTCGAAACCTTGATCCTGATTTAGACTTATGGAAAACAGCTGCTCCATTTTTAAAAAAATATATGTCAGAACAAAAAGGTATTAAACATATTCTAAAGAGTTTAAAAAATGAAATTCCACATTGGCTTCATTTAACTCCACAATTACCAAGACTTATTCATGAGTTTCTTAAACAAAAAAAACATGAAAATGAAAATGCTATTCACCAAGAAGATATTGACCGTTTATTAAAAACTCAAAAAAATCAGAGTCGCTGGTTTAAAATTGTAATTACTTTAATTGGAATTACTTTATTGGTAAATTTAACAGTCTTGTTTTATTTTGTTAAATATATTTAGGAAGTTTTAATTTGCTTATTTGGTTTGTCTCTCTCTATCTTCTTGTCACAATTGGGATTGGTATTTTTGTATCTTCTCGAGTTAAAACGACCAAAGACTATGCTGTCGCTGGAAGACACCTCCCACTCCCTATTGTAACTGCTACAGTTTTTGCAACTTGGTTTGGTGCAGAAGCAATTTTTGGAGTCTCTTCTACTTTCGTTAAAGAAGGCTTAAATGGGGTCGTGGCCGACCCTTTTGGGTCGAGTCTTTGTTTAATAATTGCGGGTATTTTCTTTTCTTCTAAATTATATAAATTAAATATTATTACTTTAGGGGACTTTTATAGGGCTAGGTACAATAGAACTGTTGAGGTATTAACTACTATTGCAATCGTCATCTCATATTTGGGATGGGTTGCGGCACAGATTAAGGCCCTTGGACTAATATTTAATCTTATAACACATCAATTCATTAGCGAAGACATGGGCATGGTGATTGGCATTTTAATTGTCCTGACCTTCACTACTTTTGGTGGCATGCTTTCTGTGGCGATCCTAGACTTTATTCAAATGATTGTAGTTATTGGTGGGCTTCTTTATATAGCATATGCTATTTCTCAATTAACAGGAGGCATTGTCCCCGTCATTGAAAGTGCCTCAATAAATCATAAGTTAGATTTTTTCCCAAAAGGCAATATCTGGACATGGATAACTTTCTTTGGGACATGGATCACCATGATGCTGGGATCAGTTCCTCAACAAGACGTTTTTCAACGCGTAACATCTGCTAAAACTGCCAAGGTTGCCTTATACGGCTCAATACTTGGGGCTACAATTTATTTTATATTTACTTTTGTACCAATGTTTATAGCGTATTCGGCCACCTTAATTGACGCTGAGTATTTTAACGGTCTCGTCAATACAAACTCACAGCATGTCTTACCTATGCTTGTGCTTAACTACATGCCCCTCTTCGCTCAGGTAATATTCTTTGGAGCTGTTCTATCAGCAATAATGAGTTGCTCATCAGCAACGCTTCTAGCACCATCCATTTCTTTTGCAGAAAATATTGTTAAAGGTTATTTCCCAACAATCAGTGATAAACGTTTACTTAAAATTATGAGAATCACTCTTGTATGTTTTTCTGCTGTCGTCTTGCTATATGCTCTTAGTTCAAATCTTTCAATTTTTGGCATGGTTGAATCAGCTTATAAAATTACGCTTGCAGGTGCTTTTGTGCCTCTTGTATTTGGTGTATTTTGGAAAAAAGCTAATAGCCAAGGTGCTTTGATGGCAATTATTGGCGGTATAGGATCATGGTTATTCGTAGAATTATTTATAGGTGACAAGGCACTGATACCTGCCCAATTAATTGGCTTGGGCAATAGTATTATTGGAATGATTGTAGGGTCTTTGTTACCGAAGATTATCAAAGAAACAAATAAGTTTAGTAATAATTAGCTCTGACAATTAATACAGAAGAAACTTGAGCGCTGTCCAATTTTCTTATTTTCAATAATTGTTTTGCACTTTCGGCAAGGCTTGCCCGTCATTCCATACACATTATAAGTTTGCTGAAAATAACCAGACTGTCCATTCACATTATAAAAATCTTTAAGTGAGCTTCCGCCTAATTCAATCGCTTTTATTAATGTAGCCTTAATATATTTAACAATCTTTGTGCATTCGCTCAGAGAAATATCCTTACCTGGTTTACTTGGCAGCACTCCAGCTTTAAATAATGACTCACTTGCATATATATTGCCAACACCCACAACAATATGGCTATCCATAATGATATTTTTAATAGGTGAATTTTTATTATGCGTTTTTGAAAATAAATAGTCTCTAGTGAATAGGCTTTCCAATGGTTCTGGACCTAGCTTCGAAATTAAAAAATGATTTTTGATGTCTCCATTCACCCAGAGTATGGATCCAAATCTTCTTGGGTCTGTATACCTTAAAATATTTTTTGAATTATGAAACGCAATATCAACATGATCATGCTTTTTAGGTGGCGTCTCTTTATCCAAGATCTCCAGTCGTCCTGACATGCCTAAATGAATCATGAGGGATGCTTTTTCAAATTGAATAACAATATATTTAGCGCGTCTTTTTATATGTAGTATTTTTTGGTTGGGAAGTGTTTTTTTTAAATGCGAAGGGATTGGCCATCTTAGAGATGGATTTCTAATGATAATATTTGAAATAGATTTTTGAAGTATAGGCTTGAGACCTACGCAGGTAATCTCAACCTCTGGAAGCTCAGGCATAAAAGGATTTATTTTTTAGAATGTTCAATGGGAGGATTCATCATAGTAAATCCAATATCGCTCCCAAAGTTGTAGAGCAAACCTTCATCCACTCTATATAATTTCGTCTCAGGTGATTCTTGCAAGCGTAAAAAAGTAATCTTTTTTCCATCTATCGTATGGATGTCAAAGCTCTTATATGGAACCCTGAGGTCAATAGATGATTTTTCAACCGACTTTGCTGGATTTTTAACCCATGTCATATCGAACCATTCAGCCATCTCGTTTTGTTTAAATTGACTGCCCTCATTAGCAGACCACTCGTTATTATTACGAGTGACTTTTAATCTTTTAGATTGCCATTGTTCAAGACGAGAAAAATCGAAATATTTAATTTCCTCAGATTTAGTTAAAGGCAACTTATCAATAAGCTCAATAGGCTGGGTAGCAGCAGCTTCTGAATAAGACCCGCTAATAAGGTACACATTTTCTTTATATAAAAGGTATTGGTCTTCTGTTACGGAATTGTATGTGCCAAAAATAAACTCCTCTTCCTGCCCCTTATGAATCAATTTTAATTTCATCGTAGGTTTATCTAAACCGTATTTGGCTAGATCGTTTGAAGGTAATTTTTCGCTGCTTGATGTTGCTACGATGGAAATAATTTTCTGTACTGAAAATTGATCTGCTCGACCTTTTACAGGTTCAATCATATCCCATGACTCAGAAGATTTTTTGAGGATTACTGATGCTCTAGATGGAAAATCTATCTTTATTGAATCAAAATCACTTAAATTAAATGTGCTAATTGAAAATTGTTTTGTTTGCTTTATCTTGGTAGGCTTAAGAAATAAGAAAAGTGATATCGATAAGACCATCACCAACAAGATAATATTAATTAACCACTTATTTTTCATAGTTACAAACTAAGCTTTTCTTCGTTTGAACCAGAACAATATACCTAAAACAAAAAAACCAATCGGTATGAAGTATTCAAAACTGTGAAATACGGTCCATGCAATAATGAATGACATTTGATTGTCAGGAATGGTGACATTCACATCTTTTAACGGCATTGGCTGTATTGAAATTAAATTATCATCGCCTGATAACCAGTTAATCATATTGATCCCAAGATCTAAATTACCGCCATTTGTAATAAATGTATTAGATAAGAAATTACCATTACCTACCACCACAACTCTTTGGCCTTTTTTCCCATACACCCTTTGAAGTGCTACTGCTATATTAATTGGGCCAGCCTTATCTTTGCTTTTATCGAAAGTAGGTTTCTGATTTGTCATCACTTGGGAAGATTCCAGCCATCCATTGGGAGACACTTCTATCAATTTACTAACTTCCCAACCATTATCTAAAGTTCCCTTAGCATTAACTTCGTGTGCATTAGAAAATCGCGTTCCTAGCATAAAGTTTCTAGTAATAGCATGTTCCCCATATGAGGAAGCAGAAGCAATATTTTCATTAACGCCTTCAACCTTCTCTGCTGGATCTATAACTTGTCCGCTTGAAACACTTAATCCAAGATAGGCAGCAATTTCATCTAAGCCACGGAAGTTATTGTCATCAAGAAGCCAAAGGAGATTTCCACCCGACTCTAGGAATTTTTTAATTTTTTTCGCTTCAATAGGAGAAATAGTTTTTTGCGGGCTTGCAATCACTAGCATTGAACCATTAAGAGGCACTTCTGATTCAATAGT
This genomic interval carries:
- a CDS encoding ubiquinone biosynthesis accessory factor UbiJ, with protein sequence MIIDTIKTKLTNHLFQQNEWLKKDLIKHRLKSILFNVGPIHYALIVNDSGLPEYRDRIDTYDAEIKLSISSAIELMRGNKKADIEIKGDIEFATVMSNLLRDVEWDYEDDLSEIIGDIPAYHLVKFGKKVVTTTKETSFNIADTFKEYWLEEKPLIAKKRLVEQFNNEVDRLRFDVDRLELRLKKL
- the ftsY gene encoding signal recognition particle-docking protein FtsY, whose amino-acid sequence is MFEFLKKIIKKNSPEKKPAAKKEVIKKPEKKTSSAPKKIVAKAPNLLKKKKALKTESSIKPPPKALKKKSLEIKEEKAPPKEEKKSGFFGLADKIKKGLTKTREKLTTELTSLFTGKKIDEALFEELETILLTSDVGISATTYLLDSIRASIKKNKIENADEIKGLLKEKLIELLSPIQNPLVVKGTSPFVIMVVGVNGAGKTTTIGKLTKIFLDENKSVLIAAGDTFRAAATEQLEVWGERNNVHVVSQASGDPSAVIFDAINSAKAKNIDIVIADTAGRLPTQKHLIDEITKIKRVINKCHLEAPHEILLVLDANTGQNAISQLKIFNEALGITGLALTKLDGTAKGGVIAAIAKEQPAPLRYIGVGESIDDLRVFNAQEYVDALF
- the rpoH gene encoding RNA polymerase sigma factor RpoH — encoded protein: MTLDLSLSTLGSIDSYDRYMQSIRAIPSLTAEEEMNLGMRLKKSNDLEAAKTLILSHLKLVAKVARGYSGYGLPQSDLVQEGNIGLMKAVKRFDPERGVRLVSFAIYWIKAEIQEYIVKNWRLVKTATTKAQRKLFFNLRSMKKTLQPLKSDEINSIAKELNVKPEDVREMEYRFNGNEISLDYGSEESEDDVYRPIAYLKDEAPEPSEQMEIDQSENNSLSSLKKALLSLDERSRLILEERWLKDKEASTLHELADKLGVSAERIRQIEQSAMKKIKSLLQSNIQ
- a CDS encoding class I SAM-dependent methyltransferase; this translates as MSNKKTHFGYSEIDATEKVSKVASVFHSVASNYDLMNDLMSFGMHHIWKKFLVNTSNVKKNARILDIAAGTADLSILLAKKIGVQSADFNGQIIHSDINLSMLNIGRNKLIDQGIFIPSILCDAESLPFPDNYFDCVTIGFGIRNMTDKKKALKEIYRVLSPGGKILILEFSKVWKPLQFFYDQFSFKLLPKLGKLFAKDESSYQYLVESIRVHPDQESLKTMMEEESFLEVEYLNLSSGVVAIHMGYKF
- the ftsE gene encoding cell division ATP-binding protein FtsE: MIKFDQVHKRYPGNLGALQNITFEINAGELVFVTGPSGAGKSTLLKLITAIEPATHGTIIFESQNLGQVKSTSIPYIRRKFGLVFQDHKLLYDRNCFENIALPLEINGVEINDIRGRVRAALDKVGLLNREKSMPISLSGGEQQRLAIARAIACRPSILLADEPTGNLDKKYADEIMNLFYSFQELGVTVIIATHEMPIVSKKHKQLYLQDGNLIKMTEQ
- a CDS encoding M16 family metallopeptidase; this encodes MLKKILLLLLLFPGLLLAQTQEFKLSNGLKVFVREDHRSPVVVSQVWYRAGSLDEVNGKTGVAHVLEHMMFKGTKKIKSGEFSRLIAKAGGKENAFTGADYTCYFQQLEKSNLELSFKLEADRMQNLNLSKEEFDKEIKVVMEERRWRTDDKPTSQVKEQFASTVFKSHPYSRPVVGWMNDLENMTVEDAREWYQNWYAPNNAILVVVGDVQANDVLNLAKKYFEKIPVRKIPERKPQVEPKQIGERRSVIKAPSELSYLLMGYQAPTLMDRLGNNESSWEPYALEMLSNILAGNSSSRLNQNIVRNQRLAVSVSAGYDSTSRGRISLFELEGTPNDFKKINELESALLQEVEKIKKDGVTQEELDRVKSMVIASDVYQKDSMFGMAMEIGQLETMDYSFHLSDGYIEKVNSVTSEQIKNVATKYLTRDKLSIVILDPQPMTQDTLPKGRPHVH
- the ftsX gene encoding permease-like cell division protein FtsX gives rise to the protein MNYFTYHYQMFLKALQRSHASLLATLMMFLVIGITFILPSISFLIVQNLKSISENIQHESQISIFLKKDTSADAKNRIENELKNRTEINSYHFVKKEEAWPKLQKSMGFNDSNNGLSENPLPDAFFISPNTMNPNQIMDLKSFVEKLDGVDQAVVDTGWVKKLNSVLHLANKAILLASVLLASMLTVVIGNTIRLQMTSHHEEIELSKLIGATDQFIRRPFLYSGFIYGLGGGLTAVITLKLIVIFLNHTVIEVEALYGAQFSIIDLKPLEYLSIVGGSVLIAVAASFISINQSIKKF
- a CDS encoding gamma-butyrobetaine hydroxylase-like domain-containing protein, which encodes MTTSNAKIYPLEIKLHQSSKLLEIKFNNLTECMLSCEFLRVYSPSAEVRGHGPGQETLQIHKENVGIENIEPIGQYAIKLTFSDGHNTGIYSWDYLYELAATYDVLWEEYLRKLSIAGIQRTKKDVE